From Manihot esculenta cultivar AM560-2 chromosome 18, M.esculenta_v8, whole genome shotgun sequence:
tcaGTACGGTACCGTATAATGCCTTCCCACTTTGTTTGCCATCTCTGAACTAcagtacttttttttttcccaataaTTACTTTTGATATAATATAATGTAAAGtacaaaaaacaaaataaaaatatagcagtgagtgaataaaatattttaaaaaaatcttgaaGATAATATACAACAgctcaatttataaatttagagagtgaaaaataaaaattttataagctatagttttatatattatgaaattataacaaaaaaaatataatgatttaaatttcatttattgcatgaaaagaaaatattttttacgtaatttaaaaaattcaattaataaaaaatattttttataataaatcatttaaaaaatatttgttggTACTATAgaatttattgttttattaataaattttatttttaaattaaaatttaataaaaataaattatttgattaaaaaatattttttataaaaaatatttataatataaattattttttataaataaattaatcctaaaaattaaattaaaatttttattaaagagccataaaattattaaaaattatgaaaattaaagaatattttTCCCGACTCAACGGGCCCTTAACATGCTGATCTCGAGTGCTCCGAAGTCATCATCAGCTGACTGAAGTtcaatcaatcaatcaatcaatcaTGACGGCGAACCTCCGTTGCGTGATCGTGGCCGTTGACGGCAGCGAGCAGAGCATGAACGCCTTGAGATGGGCGCTTGACAACCTCAAGCTCCGAGCCCCTGCGGCCGACTCCACGGAAACCCCTGGCACCTTCATCATACTCCACGTCCAATCTCCGCCGTCCATCGCAGCTGGACTCAATCCAGGAGCTATCCCCTTCGGCGGGCCCAGTTAAGAATGCAACTACTGCTGCTTAATTCACTTGATCATGAATCCGTTTATGGTTTTTGAGCTGAGCTAAtcgcagatttttttttttattaaattaaaggcGACTTAGAGGTGCCAGCCTTCACTGCGGCGATCGAGGCGCATCAGAAGCGGATAACAGAGGCTATTTTGGAACATGCTTTGGAGATCTGCCGCCAAAAAACCGTGAGGGCTTTGTCTTTTTCTCTACAAATTGATTTGTTTGATGTTAAACTGTATTAATCAATGTTAAGAGTCTGTATCATATtcattcatttttattaattagtttttgctAATCTATGGGGAATTAAATTTTGCTTAGGCCAATGTTAAAACGCAAGTGGTTATTGGGGATCCAAAGGAGAAGATTTGTGAAGCCGTTGAAAATCTGCATGCTGATTTGCTTGTGATGGGGTCTCGTGCTTTTGGCCCTATTAAAAGGTAGTACTAGCATACTGAATCAGTTTTTATTCCAAGTGTTTGGGTGGTAGAATAACCTTCACTTATTTATGCTGGATTTCCATTTAAGTTTAAGTGAAGACAAGGAAGTGCTTTGGTGGTTCTGCGTTTTAAAGATTGCTTTAGAGTTATTCACATAGCTTATGAAGTTTGCAACACGAGCATTTCCTgttttaatagtttttatttcTGGTGTGTTTTTCTTCCTGCCCTAAATAGTAGTGATTTATATCCTAGCATGGGTTTTTCTTTTGTCAGTCCTAGCATGGGTTACTTTTCCCTTTTTTTGCATGTGCCATGATTTCTATCATATCATAGATCAAGGATTTTAGTGTTTCCAGATGCAAACATTTGCTATTATCTACCTTCTTTTGATTGCACCAACAGACTGAGAAACTTCCACAGGAAGCTAAATTACAGCATAAATTACAAGTTTTGCCTAGCTGGATCTTAAGATCTTTTTTTATGCATTTCGATTGGAAATTAGTTGAAGTGAAGTACTCTAGATCATCATCATAATATTCCAGAGCATTAGCAATATTGATTGATTTGATTCAGAGTTATTTTGTTTTGGCAAGCCAATAAGGAGGAAATAGCTTCCTTTCAGCCAAACAATTGGGTAGTACTGCAGCTTGGTTTACACTGCATTTTTGTTATTTCAAGACTCGAGTAGCAATTTTCTCCTTGAACGAGGATTCTAGGTTTACCCATTTTTAGACATTTGGGCATTACTGCTATTGTTGTAATGCTGCCTGTCCAATTTCGAGTCTGTTCATTCATGGCTTTCCAAAAGATCAGATAAGTTTGGGGCATCTCAAGGTAACACTGCGTTTGGATAAGGATTATAGGGCCACTGAATTGCCACCTGAATGCTAGTTGTTTTTCTACCTGTCTTATATATGCATCAAGGCACAGAGAAAAGAAGTACTAACAATTTGGAATTAGGACCTTATATTTTGTAATGGTAAGAATTTTATCTTGTTTACTTGCTTCAGAAGATATCGTAACAGTTTTGCCAGTTAAGTTGAACTAAATGGTATTGACAGTGATAGTGTTCATTCCAACAATGAGCTAGTAGTTTTAGCTGATCAAAAGGAGGCATAAATAGCCTGTGCAAGTGATAAACTGAAGATATATAGGATAGTGTTAGACAAGGATTCTTGATGCCTTGCAAAATTTGGATTATCAACTCTGGTCAGTCACGTCAGTGGGTGTCTCTTCAATTCTGTACTAGGATTCAGAGTATTCGATTTCACTGATGTTGTATGAATGAAGAGTTTTTACACCTTTCCAAATGCAGTCTCAACGATACACCTATTAACAGGAAATATCAGAAGTGTCTAGCGTGTGGTCTCTTTGAGGACGAAAATTCTCAAATGTGCTTCGATTGGAAACTGTATTTTGGAAGAGGGCCATGGCCTGCTTGAAAAAGCAATTAATATGAGGGTATAGCTGAACTAGTTTCCTTTTAATAGGAAATCATGAAACTTGTACGCACTTGATGCATATGCACAAGTAATTTTACTGTATGCGACTGCGTTTTAGTTATTTTCTTAATTGTTCTTGCACAAAAACTAGATGGTTGGTGTCAGTTGATAGGAATTGTTTGCGTTGGTATTAAGAAATTGCCATGCTTTCTGCATTGGTTTTAGGATTAATagcaagggaccctggaagtgCTGCACAGATTCAACAAAGAACCATTTCCCTTTTCTCCAGTCAGCTTTGTCACTTTTTTTGGCTTGCTAATTGTCAACTTTCCGAATTTGATTTCATAGAAGATGATACCATGTTATGCTTTCTGCAATGGTTATAGGGTTAATGCTTGGGGCCCCTGGAAAGTGCAATATAGTTTCAACAAGATCCATTTCCTTTTACACCAAACAACATCATTGCTAAAAACGCTTGATGTTGTGTTACATCCCACTTGTGTTTTGGCTTGCTAAATTTCAATTTCCTGAATTTGATTTCATAACGGATGATTTACCACTGCTTGGCATTATATGTGCTGACTATGAAGAATTTAACATTTTTTGCAGGATGTTCTTGGGAAGTGTAAGCAACTATTGCACCAACCATGCAGAATGCCCTGTCATTATAGTCAAGGGCAAGGATGCTTCATCATAAACTACTACAGAGGTATGATTAAGAATACTCCATTAGTACTAAGAATGTGATTGTAAATTATGTTTTATGATTGAGATTTAACTATGTCATGAATGTTCTCTGATTAAGCATCTCCATCCATCTCCATCAACTGAGGTGGACTCCTATAAGTAAACGCTTGACCTTGCAATCTAGCTGCATC
This genomic window contains:
- the LOC110605840 gene encoding universal stress protein PHOS34, which produces MTANLRCVIVAVDGSEQSMNALRWALDNLKLRAPAADSTETPGTFIILHVQSPPSIAAGLNPGAIPFGGPSDLEVPAFTAAIEAHQKRITEAILEHALEICRQKTANVKTQVVIGDPKEKICEAVENLHADLLVMGSRAFGPIKRMFLGSVSNYCTNHAECPVIIVKGKDASS